Genomic DNA from Niallia circulans:
AATTGATGCTGATCGTATGGATTATCTGCTTCGTGACGCTTACTTTACAGGAGTTAGCTACGGCAACTTTGATATGGAAAGAATTCTTCGTGTTATGCGTCCTCGTGAAGATCAGGCTGTTATTAAGCAAAGCGGGATGCATGCAGTAGAGGACTATATCATGAGTCGCTATCAAATGTACTGGCAAGTTTATTTTCACCCTGTGTCAAGAAGTGCAGAAGTCATTTTGACTAAAATTCTACATAGAGCGAAGCATTTACATGAGCAATTTTACTCCTTTATTCATCATCCGACACATTTTTACTCCATCTTCGAAGATGAAACTTCGTTAGAAGACTACTTAAAGCTTGATGAGTCTATCATTCTTTATTATTTCCAAATGTGGCAAGAAGAAGAGGATGAGATTTTAAGGGATTTATGCCGACGTTTTATGAACAGAAACTTATTTAAGTATGTGGAGTTTGATCCAGCAAAAGAGTATAAGATGCTTGCTGAATTGTCAAAAGCATTTACAGAGATTGGTTTAGATCCGGAATATTATTTGGTTGTAGACTCTTCCTCCGACCTTCCCTATGATTTTTACCGTCCAGGGGAGGAAGAAGAGCGGCTACCGATTCATCTCTTAATGAAAAATAATGAGATCAGGGAGCTATCAAGAGAATCTGAGATTGTTGATAGTATTTCCGGTAAAAGAAGGACAGATCATAAGCTTTATTTTCCTAAAGACATCTTAAAGGACGATAGTGAACACAAATATGCGAAGCTGCGGATAAGGCAGTTATTAGATATTAATTAGTATTTGAGGATTATTCGGAGTAGGAGATGACCAATTTTGTTAAAAGATCATGCGAAAATTATGAACGCGATTGCTGCTTCAGGTGAGATTATCGGAAGAAAAAAATTGCAGAAGATGATTTACATCGCAAAGAAGCTGGATTTCCCTTTCCATGAGAAATATCAATTTCATTTTTTTGGACCGTACTCAGAGGAGTTGACATTGAGGATAGAAGAGCTATGCAATATGGGCTTCCTCAATGAATTAAAGGAGAAAAAGGGCGGATACTACCAATATAGATACACACTGACAGAAAATGGTCAGGAATTTCTGGAACAGAATAAGGTGGAAATGCCGGCACTGCCAAGCTGTCTTGAAGAAATGAACAGTCAAAGCTCCCGATTCCTGGAACTTGTCTCTACAGTCCTCTTTTTTGACAGCTTGGAAAAAGAGGAAGTGCAAGAAAAGGTTTTTACGCTGAAAAGCAAGCAGAAGTATACTGTTGAAGAAGTAGAAACTGCTTATCAATATATTGATGCTTTAAAGGGTATGGCAAAACAATAAAAAGAGGCTGAGACATAGGTATGTGAACCAGCGTAAAGACCGAACTATTTAATCATTAATCATCTATTGATTAAATAGTTCGGTTTTTTGTTTTTAGTTTAAATACAAAAAATTAGAAATTTTAGTGGAATGGAGCGGAGGCCACTCGACTCCTTCGGAAAGCGAGTGGGTGCAGCGCAATGAAACGAACTAACTTTAACTCAAAATTCTATTTAGACACAACCTTCATTTTTCAAATTTAGTTGTAATTTTATGATTCGTGTTTAGAAAGGTTATCTTTTGTTTTGTCCCAGCCTCTTTTTCTATTCATCGCTTTTACGTACGCCTGCAACGCCATAATGGTTTGGGGACATTTCTTCAATGAAGATAACGACATTCTCTTTCGGAGCACCAGTTGTCTCAGCAACTGCTTCTGTCACCTTTTCTACGAGATTTTTCTTTTGTTCCTCCGTTCGGCCTTCCAGCATTTTAACAGTAATATATGGCATTATTACCCCTCCAGTCTAATTTGATATCAGTTTTTCATATTTTCAGAAAAATAGCAAGCTTGAGTAAACAATGCTCCCCTGTGCAGTATGAAAGATTTATTTTCTATTTTATATCATGTATAATTTTATGGTGTACGACTAACTAATAGAAAAAAGTTAAGCCTATATAGAAAATAATCTGTAATTTGAGGGGAGAATAGCATTTTGTTATTTACACAGACTTTGGCGGATTTGCCATACATTATCATCTCCATCATTATTGCTTTTACGGTCCATGAATTTGCCCATGCATATGTGGCCTATAAGTTTGGAGATCCGACCGCCCAAAAGCAAGGGAGACTCACCTTTAATCCGATTGCCCATATTGATCCAATCGGGGCCATTTTCATCTTGATTGCCGGTTTCGGTTGGGCGCGGCCAGTGCCAGTCAACCGCCACTATTTCAAACGGCCAAAATTGGCAGGTGTGTTAGTTTCGTTTGCAGGACCTTTCAGCAATCTTGTATTAGCCTTCTTAGGGTTTGGTGGACTTGTATTGTTGGAACGTTTAGGTATTCCGACAGGTACAGCTTTTGATTTATATCCGTTTCTGTCTATGTTTGTATCGATTAACCTTATGCTTTTTGCGTTTAACCTGTTGCCGCTTCCTCCATTGGACGGCTATCGAATCATTGAGGACTTAGTTACATCCAGAGTGCGGGCCATGATGTCTA
This window encodes:
- a CDS encoding HD domain-containing protein, producing the protein MAYSTEKLNEEKVFKDPVHRYIHVRDRAIWDLIGTKEFQRLRRIKQLGTTYLTFHGAEHSRFNHSLGVYEIVRRIIDDVFKDRKEWNNSQRLLSLCAALLHDLGHGPFSHSFEKVFDLDHEQFTQDIILGDTEVNQVLSRVAEDFPKRVAEVIGKTSKEKLVVSLISSQIDADRMDYLLRDAYFTGVSYGNFDMERILRVMRPREDQAVIKQSGMHAVEDYIMSRYQMYWQVYFHPVSRSAEVILTKILHRAKHLHEQFYSFIHHPTHFYSIFEDETSLEDYLKLDESIILYYFQMWQEEEDEILRDLCRRFMNRNLFKYVEFDPAKEYKMLAELSKAFTEIGLDPEYYLVVDSSSDLPYDFYRPGEEEERLPIHLLMKNNEIRELSRESEIVDSISGKRRTDHKLYFPKDILKDDSEHKYAKLRIRQLLDIN
- a CDS encoding YwgA family protein, with protein sequence MLKDHAKIMNAIAASGEIIGRKKLQKMIYIAKKLDFPFHEKYQFHFFGPYSEELTLRIEELCNMGFLNELKEKKGGYYQYRYTLTENGQEFLEQNKVEMPALPSCLEEMNSQSSRFLELVSTVLFFDSLEKEEVQEKVFTLKSKQKYTVEEVETAYQYIDALKGMAKQ
- a CDS encoding 2-hydroxymuconate tautomerase; this translates as MPYITVKMLEGRTEEQKKNLVEKVTEAVAETTGAPKENVVIFIEEMSPNHYGVAGVRKSDE
- a CDS encoding site-2 protease family protein, with protein sequence MLFTQTLADLPYIIISIIIAFTVHEFAHAYVAYKFGDPTAQKQGRLTFNPIAHIDPIGAIFILIAGFGWARPVPVNRHYFKRPKLAGVLVSFAGPFSNLVLAFLGFGGLVLLERLGIPTGTAFDLYPFLSMFVSINLMLFAFNLLPLPPLDGYRIIEDLVTSRVRAMMSKYEVYGSIIFIVLLVTGLSSQTISPWIRNISAFFYRIFISIFY